From the Manihot esculenta cultivar AM560-2 chromosome 14, M.esculenta_v8, whole genome shotgun sequence genome, the window ttatttaaattatattgttaaaattttttaataattaattaaaatatataattattttataatattattaataactgtttaataattaatgaaaaattatatttaaatcatctgaataatttaatttataaaaataaattaataatattaaatataaaaataatcaaagaatagtacacacgaattaaatttttattaaatttcaaataattcataaataactattttacttatatttttatttatttataattttttattatttattatttaataattataaaattaatatttaaattttttaaatagaatcatatcattttaataatataaatttataagattatattaaaatatatatatagataaaacatattattaaaattatatgataaaagCATAACATTATTAaagttttttaatatatatatatatatatatatatatatatatatatatatatataattaattttttgatatgattctttaaaaaaaatcagaattaaaatcaaatattttaataaattcagtTTTTGATGTCTCAATTCCTACAATATTGATCCATTCATACGATTTTTTATTCGATTAGAACCTCCAAAACCGTTCACAACCCGATTGATATAATAATTCTTCATTTCATTATTCATCCTTTTAATGTTTAAGGAGacctttaattaaaatttcattttatcattttattcactctcttattttagtgtattttttaaaataattataatataagtttttttttttctatttttcaacAGTATTAGATAAGGATATATTCTAAACTACCGTAGATAAATAATACTATAAACAAAATCCAATATAAAGAATACTTAGGATTAAGGTAACATTATAATGAAAATCTTGATAAATGTGTCTGGAAACCCAAGATAATAAAACAAGGACCAAGTTATGCAACATAAAGAATCAGAGCAAAAACAAATCCTAAACAGTAACAAGTTCTGCGACAACCATAGAAAAAGCAACGGCAGTGTGTGCCATATGCTAAGCTTTTCCTAGATTTTTAATAGAACTAGCTTCatccaaaaaaagaaaagaaaaagcaacAGCAAGACTAGCCAAGTACTGCAACCAACAACAAATAAATGACGCACCGAAAATAGGGATATTAACAATGTTTTGAATAATTTGTACTAGTCTCATCCATGAAGAAGCTAATCACAACTTAAAAAGGTAATAGTGATAGTGTCCAGCAATtatatttcaaacaaaaattagCTCAAGTCAATTACAGATCATAGAAATCCAAGAACAAAATGCAATTAATTGAATACTGGAAAACACAAATAATCAAGCATTGAACTTGTACATCCTCAATTCTATGAAAATCCAAATTTGGATAGCAGAGGAATATTGTCCACCAGAAAATAGTAGCAATCGATAACGCTCGTCTCTATGAAGTAAAACCATCTTCGTCGCCAGTATGGGTTTATATATAGAATTGCTGCTATTGCTAGCAACACTATGATGTACGACACCACAAAGCtcacatagaaaacacccatgtcCATGAATTTCTTCTATTGGAGTTGCAGGTGACAGTGGCGATGTGTTGTTGCAACTCTTCAGCAGTGGCAGTCCACACAGCAAAGGATTTCCCTCGTAGCTACTCTGGTCAAATGTTGCAAATTGTGCAACACCCTCAGATGTTTTGCCTGAAAAGTTGTTGTGTGCTACACTGAATAAATACAGCTAGGGAATATAGCCGAGTAAGTTGAGGAGGAATTTTCCCTTCCAAATTGTTGTAAGAAAGATCCAAGCTCTCAATTTGCCCCAGGTTTGAAAATGTTATTGGATTGCTCCGATCAACTTGTTGTGGGACAAATTCAACACCTTGATCATGCTGAGATTTCCAATTTCAGGAGGAATCTCACCTGTCAAAAAGTTACAAGAAAGGTCGATACCAGAGAAATAGCGAAGGATGCTTGCCTGGTAAACATAGGAAGAATACATGGTTGAAAACTCCACAGGCTGTTGAGTTTGTTCTGAAACCCCAGTTTCTGggttaaaaaatctactaggtTGATTCGATTTTTCTCGTTTCTCATACCAACTACTACAGCTTAGGCAATGAGGAATATGACAAGAAAGATTATTATGAGAAAGATCAATTAAGCTTAACTTATCCAACTTGCATAGCTGAATTGGAATTTCACCTTCAAAATGATTATGACTCAAAAGAATATAACTCAACGGAATCTCTCCGATCCATTTTGGAATTCTCCCTATCAAACTATTATGGCTAAGATCCAACACCATCAATGAAGGGCAATTATGGAATGAATCCTTTAACAATCCTTGCAGCATATTTTTAAACAAATGGACTTCTGTTAAATCTTTAGGGCAGAAATTGGATGATAAACTTCCAAAAATGTTGTTCTATGAAAGATGTAAAATTTGAAGTTGAGACAAATTCCCTATCCAATTAGGAATCTTACCAGAGAGATGATTATAACTGACATCCATTATTTTAAACTCGTTACATTTAACAGGCTACTTAGAATGCTTCCAGAGAAATTGTTGCTGGATAAATCTAAACTTTCTAGCAAACTCATATTTCCCAGTATTTGGCCTTGCAAACTATTGTTTGAAATTATAATGAGCCACAACCAGTGGTGAAGTGCTCTGGTATGCTACCTGCAATCTATTTTCGGAAAAGTCTAATCTTTCCAATAAGCTCATATTTCCAATGAAGATGGAATTCTACCACTGAAACCATTCCTTGACATCATTAGATATGTCAATCTGGGCAAATGCATTCCAATCTCTATTGGAACAGAGCTACTGAAGAAATTATCTTAGATATCTAAGTATGACAAGTGCACATGAGAATGAAATTGACAAGTGCACATGAGAATGAAGTGGTAATTGGAGAGGCCCTGTAAGAGAATTGTTGATTAAGTGTTTCTAGTTTTGTGTTATTGTGCAACAACCAAGATGGAAACCTTTCTCTCATTTGAATGTGCGACGAATCAACAAATTTCAGGTTATGTTGATAGTTGAGGAATTTGGGGAATGCTTCACAATATCCATCATGAGATAGAATAAGGCTCTCTAATTGAAAACTTGGATTCCAAGACTAATGATGTGCCTCTGCAAACACTTTGTTATCCGAACTTTTCAAGTACTTGAGCTTTGATGGACTCAGTGAGATTGGGATTTGAAAGAAATTAACTAAGAGATCTAAGTCTTGAAGGGTTGTTAAACTCTTGAGAGGAGATAAAAGAGATATTTCCACTGAAGAGATTATCGTTGAATAGAAGTAAAATTTGCTAGACGCAATGGTAGACTATCACCGAGATTATTGTAGCTAATATCTAGCATTTGGATACGTTTTAAATTGCAAATACctgaaaattaattattcatttaTAAATGATTTAGCTAAAATATCCAAATAATGAGGAAGATATCTCAAATTCACTTTATCTTGGATTACAAAAATTCTGCTATTAAGTCCACAGGACACCATTGATATCTCAAATAGAGAAATTATATTCACTACACTTTGGATAACAGATGATGTGCTATTAAGTCCACGGTCGGCACTGATAATGTTGTAAGGGAGGACAAAACTCCAATTATTCGTAGAAAGTTATCGTTTACCGTCGAGTAATTCAACATATATGGCAAGCCtataataatagaaattatcaattaatcaataatttattatttaaatatataggaAAAAACATATAATGATATATTTGTTGGATCCCACAATAATACTCCTTATAAAACTCTTATAAGAGTTTAGGTACTCCGCCCTTCACTTAGCCTTTTTAAGTAGCTTTTTTTAAGTAGTTTTTTTAAGAtgagtttgatttgattcaaatttaacatagatattataatttattatgtttAGGTAATATTTCCTTATAAGAGTTTTAGACACTCATCTTcattaagttaatttttaaacttgctcaaatttaaaatgttaGGAAATAAATTACCTACGTAGGGTAAAATTCAAATCAACTAAAGACAAAAGCTCAAGTGAAGGAAGTTATTCAAGACTTTGAAGGAAGTTTCTTTCCTCCTGAATTCTATGGTAGACGAAACTGCCAATTTCGAAGGTGAGGCAGATAAGAGGGGAGAGGAACAGATATGCGCTTGCTAAGCCTTGAGTAGGGTGAGCATGAGAAGGTAAATAATGCTACTAACTATGCTGGTCTTAGTTGTTAGTACTTAGTAGTAGAACTGAGTTTGCTTTGCTTTTGTACAAATAAAAGATAGTGTTTGCTTGTTGCTTGGATTAGCAATATGATGTTTTGGATTGTATCTTGTTGAGAGAGATTTTCACCTTAAGGAAGAATGGTACCAACTTCAGCTTAGTAGAGATTTTACAAAGAGAAATTCAACTTCAACTTAGGTGCTTTCCATCAATCAGTAATCACTTGCCTGATATGGCAGGATTGGGAGTTTTAGAACCCTTAAATTAACAATTGGAAAAAAACTAAACCAGAAATCGTTATCTTATCCAGACCAACAAATTGATTGCTTATGGTTGGGCCAACAATTTGCTCTGTTGTCAGAAGCCAAGCCATAGGTGGAAACAAATTGATGGATAagtgtaaaatatttttcattgattCATTTATTCAGAATTTTTGTAAAATCAAAGTAGGAATTGCAAAGACTTTTTTCTAAAGCATGGATAGCAACACTGCAGAAATAATGCAACTAATCTCCTTAAAATAAAGACTATTTGGAATGAGAAAGCTTAGTTGGAAAAAAAAGCAAGAGATTTAAGCAAATTCAATGTTGGGAGCAAGTATAGCATTTCAAACACACATTTTACATCACTGCTTGAGATTCAATCTCGAGGTCAATTGAAagtacagaaaaagaaaaaacttgcAGAATACTTTCAAGCTGAATTCATCTGCGTAAGCTACAAAATCTAAATTTGGATAAAACTACAAGATTgtctattataaaataatagcaATTCTCTATACTCACCTCAATGAAGTAAAACCATACTCGTCGCCAGTACGGATTTATGTATAGAACTGCAGCTATTGTCAACAACACCACACTGTAAGCTACCCCAAAACTTATGTAGAAAACACCCATGTCCATGAAGCCATTGCTTTCTTCATTCTCAATTGAAGTTCTTGATTTTGATGGAGGTGATACCATTTCAGTACAATTTCTTGGCAGTGGCCATCCACAGAGAAAAGGATTTCCTCGATAACTGCTTTCATCAAATGTCCCAAATTGTGCAACCTTGTCAAGTGTCCTGccagataaattattatatgacACATTGAAAACTTCCAAAAAATTTAACTCAGTAAGCTGAGGAGGGATGTTCCCTTCCAAGTTGTTGTATGACAGATCTAAGCTCTCAATTTGGCGCAAGTTGGAAAATGATGCTGGGATTTTTCCTGTCAAACTGTTGTGAGACAAATTTAGTACATGGATCTCATTGAGGTACCCAATTTCAATAGGAATTTGGCCTGTCAAATGATTGCATGAGAGATCAATTCCAGAGATGTAAGATAGCATTCTTCCTTGGTAAGAATAGGATATACTCTTTGTTGTAAATTCCAAAGGTTTATCCATAGAAGCATTATATGGATTAGGCAGCATTCTTCCTAGCTGCCTATATGTTTGGCTTGTAGATCTTAGGCAAGGGAGAATAGAACCAAAAAGATGATTATGAGAAAGATCAAGCAAACTTAATTGAGTCAAGTTGCACAATTGAACTGGGATTTCCCCATCAATATAGTTATGCCCCAAGATTAGGTAGCTCAATCGAGAAAATTTTCCAATCCATGATGGAATGCTTCCAGTCATATGATTATGGCCCAAATCTAACACAATTAACTCAGAGCAACCATAAAATGCATCCTCCAATGACCCTTGTAGCCCATTTCTAGACAAATAAATCTCTTGTATATTTGAAGGGCAAAAGTTAGATGGTAGACTTCCTGAGATATTATTCATTGAAAGATCCAAAACGCGAAGAAAGTACATGTTCCCCAGCCACCTTGGGATCCTACCATATAAGTTGTTATGACTAAGATCCAACACTCGTAAAAAGGAGATGTTAGACAAGCTATGTGGAATGCTGCCAGTGAATTGATTGCCATCCAATTGTAACTCATACAGAACCCTTAAGTTAGAGGTTTCAGAAAATATTTGGCCTTGCAAACTGTTGTTTGAAAGTATGAGTTCTTGCAATGAGACACAACCAATGGTTAAATCCTCTGGTATAGTACCTGACAATCTATTGTTGGATAAGTCTAAACGTTCCAACAAGCTCATATTTCCAAATGAAGAAGGAATGCTACCACTGAAACCATTTCCCGACATGTTTAGATGTGACAATTTTGGCAGATATGTTCCCATCTCTGGTGTGATGAAGCCTTGAAAGAAATTATCTGAGATATCCAATACTGACAAATTCATATGGGAATGAATTGGTAATTTCAGAGGTCCTGAGAGAGAGTTGTTGATTAAGTAAAGTCGTTCCAATTTGGTGTTGTTTTGTAACAACCAATATGGAAACCCTTCACTCATTTGAATGTGCGACAGATCAATAAATTGTAGGTCATGCTGGTGATAGAGAAATTTGGGGAATgctccgccatatccaccactaGATAATACAAGCATCTCCAACTGAAATCTTGGGTTCAAGTACTGATCATTTGTTTCTGCAAATATTTTGTTACCCCTACTTCCCACgtatttgagttttgaatggttgAAAAATGGACTTAATGAGATTGGGATTTGAAAAAGATTGTCTGAAACTGATAGATATTCAAGGTTTGTTAAACCTTCAAGTGGAGATGAAGAAATGTTTCCAATAAAGTGATTGGAAGAGAGGTCTAATTGTTGAAGAGAAGTCAAATTTGCTAGACACAAAGGTAAGTTACCACTGAAATCGTTGTAACTAATGTCTAACTTTTGAAGATGCTTCAATTTGCAAATAcctgaaaattattaattttaaaatttattttagctAAAGTTTATGATTAAAGTGAAAGAGATCTCAAATAGGAAGAAAATGCATTTGCTTTACTTTGGCTCACAGGTATGATGCCACTAGGTCCACAGCCGTGCATTGATAATGTTTCAAGGGAAGAAAgtgcttcaaaactttggagAAAGTTTTCATCCACAGAAGAGTTATCTAGATATAATTCTTTCAAATTGGTGAGATTAGAACCTGTTTAAAAAGGATAAATGaatattaattaacttttaatgAATGAAAAGCAGTAATTATAAGTATAACTACAAAAAATACCAACCTTGAGCAAATCTTGTCCCTTTTAAATCACTCCAGCTTATATGTAGGTTGTCGAGATTGGTAAATGCTCCCAATGACTCTAATAGCATGCTGCTTCCATTTATAGTTAGAGAAAGCCATCTTAAATTTCTAAAGCTTCTCATTCCTACAAGTAACAAAACAGTGaaaaataatacaattttcactaaatatattcaatatttatttatgatttttttaaaaaaaaaaatcaatattctagtgattcaattattattatttccaaATCTAGTGGTTCAATTATGGTCTACATttaaaacaaattttaaaaattaacagaaCAATAATGTGGTAAATCCGTAAGTACTGTTGAACTTATCATTTCTATTTActttattatgaaaataattgtttaaaaaagtataatataaaacataaaaataataatattaactaaTCATCTCCTATTTTGTTCACTAATTCAtccattaaaatttactaatttcaattttttttttctatgtcTAATAGTTTATGAAAGtcactaaataatttaaacattatTCATAgggctttttctttttcaattttaaagtttaaaatttaaatagtctaatatataattttaatcgcataaatagagataaataaatataataatcactttttaaataaataaatatatttttattttccttttaatcAATTGTTTTGTTTAACTTTAAAtagaataatttgaattaaaaatctcataattatagagataatattatataaattaaaatgtattgatatgaaaaattgtatttttatatgatattataattacaatattaaaaCAATGTAATAAGACACTATACGTAAAAGCaaaaaattagttatttttattaagacaatgtaatttaattatttattttattaattacttttttataatttcattaataaattttatcactattttttatttttttatattgaaatatAGATGAATAGCAGTTGATGAGAAAAACAAAACTGAGAGCAACattataaaaatacataatttgTGTGTTTTAATTTCTAACAAGTATTATGCTTAATATTCAATAAATAGCACTACTTTGCCATTTGGCTTATGAAAGTTTttgttttaaattgaaaaaaaatttgtaaTTCATTTGTggtttcaatatatttttatctattagattttaataatttttaagtattattataTGTCTAACtgaatatcaattttaaatttctttatttaaaataataaaaagtattaagaaatagattaattaataccTTTTGTACCGACAAATTTTGTAATATTGTTTCCAATCAAACTCAGCAACTCCAAATTACTCATGGTATCCAATTCTGATTAgtaaaaaaaaacacataattaaaacaataattataaatatgataattcaattaattagtAGTTTaatgagaaagagaaaaaaaaatatctctAACCTTTTAAATCAAAAGGTCCTTCAAATTGATTATAATCCATCCTTAGAGTTGTAAGAAAGGAGAGACTTCTAAGAGATGATAAAACGTCATTTCCAAGGTTATTGAAACTCATGTCTAGAGATTTTAGATTGCTCATATTTGATAAGTTTTCACCACCTGCACATGTATAAAAACTCTTTgtgcattaatttttttattttacttattttaaaaaataaaataaaatattatgaatgAATAATTATACCTATTATTCATTATGAAAATAATTGCTTAAGAAACTataatataaaacataaaaataataatccattaaattttactaatttcaattttttttttctaaacagTTTATGAAAGCCACTAAATAATTTCAACATTACTCATAtgactctttttcttttttaaatttaaattaagttcaaaatttaaatattctaatatatatttttaatcgcataaacaaaaatatataaatataataattactttttaacaATACACtatgattatataaaaataaattaaataataagtgaataatttattctataaatattttaaaaataaaaaatgaatatacttaaattttaaaaatttaaagattgaaAAAGAATAGTGAAATTGTTGTAAAAATAGTATTTCAGAttgcaattttatttataaaagaattgttattaaattttaaaatttttataatatttaatttatctcaATATCAAAATATATTGAATCATTaccataatatatttttattttctttttaatcaatTGTTTTGTTTATCTTTAACtagaataatttgaattaaaaatttcataattatagagataatattattaaattaaaaggtATTGATATGAAAAATTGTATTTTAATATGACATtataattacaatattaaaaCAGTGTAATAAGACACTATATGTAAAAGCAAAAAATTagttctaaaatttatttagtaatttaattattgatattttagataattaataaatgatgaataatttattttatcaattacttttttataattttattaataaattttgtttttatttttttattttttttttatattgaaatatAGACAAGTAGcagtgataaaaaaaaaaatttagagcaacattataaaaatacataatttgtgtgttttaatttctataatatctTAAATGAATAAGTATTATGCTTAATATTCAATAAATAGCACTACTTTGGCTTATGAAAGTTTttgttttaaattgaaaaaaaaaattgtaattcaTTTGTGG encodes:
- the LOC110600494 gene encoding receptor-like protein 1; this translates as MKGRINIEELNSLTNLESLSIRSNEIEGFKSFNGGEELLNMSNLEFLDMSHNHLENGVLSLKGLSSLKTLLMDYNQLKGPFDLKELNTMNNLEMLSLGGNNITNLISSRGGENLSNMSNLKSLDMSFNNLGNDVLSSLRSLSFLTTLRMDYNQFEGPFDLKELDTMSNLELLSLIGNNITKFVGTKGMRSFRNLRWLSLTINGSSMLLESLGAFTNLDNLHISWSDLKGTRFAQGSNLTNLKELYLDNSSVDENFLQSFEALSSLETLSMHGCGPSGIIPVSQSICKLKHLQKLDISYNDFSGNLPLCLANLTSLQQLDLSSNHFIGNISSSPLEGLTNLEYLSVSDNLFQIPISLSPFFNHSKLKYVGSRGNKIFAETNDQYLNPRFQLEMLVLSSGGYGGAFPKFLYHQHDLQFIDLSHIQMSEGFPYWLLQNNTKLERLYLINNSLSGPLKLPIHSHMNLSVLDISDNFFQGFITPEMGTYLPKLSHLNMSGNGFSGSIPSSFGNMSLLERLDLSNNRLSGTIPEDLTIGCVSLQELILSNNSLQGQIFSETSNLRVLYELQLDGNQFTGSIPHSLSNISFLRVLDLSHNNLYGRIPRWLGNMYFLRVLDLSMNNISGSLPSNFCPSNIQEIYLSRNGLQGSLEDAFYGCSELIVLDLGHNHMTGSIPSWIGKFSRLSYLILGHNYIDGEIPVQLCNLTQLSLLDLSHNHLFGSILPCLRSTSQTYRQLGRMLPNPYNASMDKPLEFTTKSISYSYQGRMLSYISGIDLSCNHLTGQIPIEIGYLNEIHVLNLSHNSLTGKIPASFSNLRQIESLDLSYNNLEGNIPPQLTELNFLEVFNVSYNNLSGRTLDKVAQFGTFDESSYRGNPFLCGWPLPRNCTEMVSPPSKSRTSIENEESNGFMDMGVFYISFGVAYSVVLLTIAAVLYINPYWRRVWFYFIEVSIENCYYFIIDNLVVLSKFRFCSLRR